One Cuculus canorus isolate bCucCan1 chromosome 1, bCucCan1.pri, whole genome shotgun sequence DNA segment encodes these proteins:
- the LOC104063742 gene encoding granulocyte-macrophage colony-stimulating factor receptor subunit alpha isoform X1 → MASPLTLIFVTQWILLTTQLCVGWHCIDCVNGSAIENFSCVIYNISFMNCTWQAGRAAPGDTQYFLYWQNSRYDNTMECEIYIKDENGRNVGCRFQNVRIDTEKAYFLVNGSSKDSLIQFYDEYIQLYKIEKLMPPSNITVHCEEIQNDCIIQWQPPQINHSNKDKCFKYEINIKYKGNPEGNSKYISIQEGGNSHTFRRSNMRKKYYLKMRAAGSACFVSPAWGEWSAPVEFGKEDIISFSAWILLVVAVATLLVAIFTILFCKRTGYWKAAFPKIPQPKKLFCGLTDTYPELMESKIQSIISENEDIILIVDVVK, encoded by the exons GTGTGAATGGATCAGCCATTGAAAACTTCTCCTGTGTGATTTACAACATTTCCTTCATGAACTGCActtggcaggcaggcagggctgctccAGGAGATACCCAGTATTTTCTCTACTGGCAGAACTCGAG ATATGACAATACAATGGAATGTGAGATTTACATTAAAGATGAAAATGGCAGAAATGTGGGATGTAGATTCCAAAACGTGAGGATAGATACTGAAAAAGCGTACTTCCTGGTGAATGGGTCTAGCAAAGACTCTCTGATTCAGTTCTATGATGAATACATTCAATTGTATAAAATTG aaaagctCATGCCTCCATCAAATATTACTGTCCACTGTGAAGAAATCCAAAATGATTGCATAATTCAATGGCAACCACCCCAAATAAATCATTCTAACAAAGACAAgtgttttaaatatgaaatcAACATCAAGTATAAG GGTAATCCTGAGGGAAACTCCAAATATATTTCCATACAG gaGGGGGGGAATAGTCACACATTTCGAAGATCGAATATGAGGAAGAAGTATTACCTGAAAATGAGAGCAGCTGGCAGTGCCTGCTTTGTGAGCCCAGCCTGGGGGGAGTGGAGTGCACCTGTTGAGTTTG gaaaagaagacattatttctttttcagcatgGATTTTACTTGTGGTAGCAGTTGCAACACTCTTAGTGGCAATCTTCACAATTTTGTTCTGCAAAAG GACTGGCTATtggaaagcagcatttccaaAAATACCACAgccaaaaaaattgttttgtggaCTGACTGACACATACCCAGAG ctgaTGGAGAGCAAAATTCAGTCAATAATAtctgaaaatgaagatattaTATTAATTGTCGATGTAgtaaaataa
- the LOC104063742 gene encoding granulocyte-macrophage colony-stimulating factor receptor subunit alpha isoform X2 translates to MNCTWQAGRAAPGDTQYFLYWQNSRYDNTMECEIYIKDENGRNVGCRFQNVRIDTEKAYFLVNGSSKDSLIQFYDEYIQLYKIEKLMPPSNITVHCEEIQNDCIIQWQPPQINHSNKDKCFKYEINIKYKGNPEGNSKYISIQEGGNSHTFRRSNMRKKYYLKMRAAGSACFVSPAWGEWSAPVEFGKEDIISFSAWILLVVAVATLLVAIFTILFCKRTGYWKAAFPKIPQPKKLFCGLTDTYPELMESKIQSIISENEDIILIVDVVK, encoded by the exons ATGAACTGCActtggcaggcaggcagggctgctccAGGAGATACCCAGTATTTTCTCTACTGGCAGAACTCGAG ATATGACAATACAATGGAATGTGAGATTTACATTAAAGATGAAAATGGCAGAAATGTGGGATGTAGATTCCAAAACGTGAGGATAGATACTGAAAAAGCGTACTTCCTGGTGAATGGGTCTAGCAAAGACTCTCTGATTCAGTTCTATGATGAATACATTCAATTGTATAAAATTG aaaagctCATGCCTCCATCAAATATTACTGTCCACTGTGAAGAAATCCAAAATGATTGCATAATTCAATGGCAACCACCCCAAATAAATCATTCTAACAAAGACAAgtgttttaaatatgaaatcAACATCAAGTATAAG GGTAATCCTGAGGGAAACTCCAAATATATTTCCATACAG gaGGGGGGGAATAGTCACACATTTCGAAGATCGAATATGAGGAAGAAGTATTACCTGAAAATGAGAGCAGCTGGCAGTGCCTGCTTTGTGAGCCCAGCCTGGGGGGAGTGGAGTGCACCTGTTGAGTTTG gaaaagaagacattatttctttttcagcatgGATTTTACTTGTGGTAGCAGTTGCAACACTCTTAGTGGCAATCTTCACAATTTTGTTCTGCAAAAG GACTGGCTATtggaaagcagcatttccaaAAATACCACAgccaaaaaaattgttttgtggaCTGACTGACACATACCCAGAG ctgaTGGAGAGCAAAATTCAGTCAATAATAtctgaaaatgaagatattaTATTAATTGTCGATGTAgtaaaataa